The following are encoded together in the Methanosarcina flavescens genome:
- the gltA gene encoding NADPH-dependent glutamate synthase produces the protein MQEIHGEKAGKSKKERTPMPEQPAEERIKNFNEVALGYTKEDALAEASRCLSCKEPKCVEGCPVNVDIPGFIKLICEEDFSGAIEKIKGTNALPAICGRVCPQETQCEALCVLGKKGQPVAIGRLERFCADYERQQGVQVPEVPEPTGKKVAVVGSGPAGLTAAADLAKLGHKVAVFESLHKAGGVLSYGIPEFRLPKEIVRQEIDYIKQLGVEFKPNYIIGRIKTLDELCDEFDAVFLGTGAGLPSFMGIPGENLNGVYSANEFLTRVNLMKAYDPEYDTRVRVGKHVVVVGGGNVAMDAARSALRLGADEVSIVYRRGEDEMPARREEIEHAKEEGIIFRLLTNPVRILGDEKYNVTAVECIKMELGEPDQSGRRSPVPVEGSEFTIPADVVVIAIGTSPNPIIFKGSEGLEQNRRGTVVADEETGATSKCGVFAGGDVVTGAATVISAMGAGKKAAKAIDEYLKEK, from the coding sequence ATGCAAGAAATACACGGAGAAAAGGCAGGAAAATCAAAGAAAGAAAGGACCCCAATGCCAGAACAGCCTGCCGAGGAGCGCATAAAGAACTTCAATGAAGTGGCTCTCGGCTACACAAAAGAAGATGCTCTTGCCGAAGCTTCCCGCTGCCTCTCCTGCAAGGAGCCAAAGTGTGTTGAAGGCTGCCCTGTGAATGTGGATATCCCGGGTTTCATCAAGCTTATCTGTGAAGAAGATTTCTCAGGGGCAATCGAAAAGATTAAAGGTACAAATGCCCTTCCTGCTATCTGCGGCCGCGTCTGTCCCCAGGAAACCCAGTGCGAAGCTCTCTGCGTACTCGGAAAGAAAGGACAGCCTGTGGCTATTGGAAGGCTCGAACGCTTCTGCGCTGATTATGAACGCCAGCAGGGGGTACAGGTTCCCGAAGTTCCAGAGCCAACAGGTAAGAAAGTAGCTGTTGTTGGATCAGGCCCGGCAGGTCTTACTGCCGCAGCAGACCTTGCAAAACTCGGCCACAAAGTAGCAGTTTTTGAATCCCTGCATAAAGCAGGCGGAGTGCTGAGTTACGGCATTCCCGAGTTCAGGCTGCCAAAAGAAATTGTGCGGCAGGAAATCGATTACATCAAGCAGCTCGGAGTTGAGTTCAAACCCAACTATATAATCGGCAGGATCAAAACCCTAGACGAGCTCTGTGACGAGTTCGATGCGGTCTTCCTGGGCACGGGCGCAGGTCTCCCAAGTTTCATGGGAATTCCGGGAGAAAACCTCAACGGCGTATACTCCGCAAATGAATTCTTGACCCGTGTAAACCTCATGAAAGCTTATGACCCTGAATACGATACAAGAGTCAGGGTCGGAAAGCATGTTGTGGTAGTAGGAGGCGGAAATGTGGCAATGGACGCCGCCCGTTCAGCCCTCCGCCTGGGCGCAGATGAGGTCAGCATAGTCTACCGCCGCGGAGAAGACGAGATGCCAGCCCGCAGGGAAGAAATCGAGCACGCTAAAGAAGAAGGCATAATCTTCAGGCTCCTTACAAATCCTGTCCGCATCCTTGGCGACGAGAAATACAATGTTACAGCCGTCGAATGCATAAAAATGGAACTCGGCGAGCCAGACCAGTCTGGCAGGAGAAGCCCTGTCCCTGTAGAAGGCTCGGAATTCACAATCCCTGCCGATGTCGTGGTTATTGCAATCGGCACCTCCCCGAACCCGATCATCTTCAAAGGCTCGGAAGGTCTTGAGCAGAACAGGAGAGGTACTGTAGTTGCAGACGAAGAAACCGGCGCAACCTCCAAGTGCGGAGTCTTTGCAGGCGGGGACGTGGTCACAGGCGCAGCAACCGTAATCAGTGCAATGGGAGCAGGTAAGAAAGCTGCAAAAGCAATTGACGAATATTTGAAAGAAAAGTGA
- a CDS encoding sulfide/dihydroorotate dehydrogenase-like FAD/NAD-binding protein, translated as MAYKILKKEEIAPSVHRMIVNAPDVAKAAKAGQFIILRINEKGERIPLTIADFEKDKGEITVIFQEMGKTTKQLAKLSEGEFLEDFVGPLGTPADIRKLGTVILVGGGVGVAPIYPQAKAYTRAGNRVISIIGARNKDLLILEDEMRNASSELYIATDDGSKGHHGFVTDIMKRILDSGDKIARVVIIGPPIMMKVGTEVASPYDVEILVSLNSIMVDGTGMCGGCRVTVDGKTKFTCVDGPEFDARKVDFVELMNRLAMYRNEETKAVEKYEEECRCGLH; from the coding sequence ATGGCATATAAAATACTGAAAAAAGAAGAAATTGCTCCGTCGGTGCACAGGATGATAGTAAATGCCCCTGACGTAGCAAAGGCTGCAAAAGCCGGACAGTTTATAATTCTCAGAATTAATGAGAAGGGGGAAAGGATTCCTCTCACAATTGCCGATTTTGAAAAAGACAAAGGTGAAATAACTGTAATATTTCAGGAGATGGGCAAGACTACAAAGCAGCTTGCAAAGCTTTCTGAAGGCGAATTTCTAGAAGACTTTGTCGGACCTCTTGGCACCCCTGCCGATATCAGAAAACTCGGCACTGTCATCCTTGTAGGAGGAGGCGTAGGGGTTGCCCCAATTTATCCTCAGGCAAAAGCTTATACTAGAGCAGGCAATAGGGTAATTTCCATTATTGGAGCCCGAAACAAAGATCTTCTTATCCTTGAAGATGAAATGAGGAACGCCAGCTCGGAACTGTATATTGCAACCGATGATGGCTCAAAAGGACATCACGGGTTTGTGACCGATATCATGAAAAGGATTCTGGACAGTGGCGACAAGATTGCAAGAGTCGTGATCATCGGACCCCCAATAATGATGAAAGTAGGAACCGAAGTAGCTTCTCCTTATGATGTTGAAATCCTGGTCAGCCTTAACTCCATTATGGTGGACGGAACAGGTATGTGCGGCGGTTGCAGGGTTACAGTTGATGGTAAAACGAAATTTACCTGCGTTGACGGGCCTGAATTTGATGCACGGAAAGTTGATTTCGTGGAACTTATGAACAGGCTTGCAATGTACCGCAACGAAGAGACAAAAGCCGTGGAAAAGTATGAAGAGGAGTGCAGGTGCGGACTGCACTGA
- a CDS encoding nitroreductase family protein, with protein MAIKGECKVIDTILNRRSVREFTDKPISKEDINTILNAGHWAPSGLNNQPWRFIVIRDRETIHKLSECTHYSGIVAGAPLLIAVFLDTENSYNRTKDVQAIGAAIQNMLLASCDLGLGGVWLGEILNQNEKVNSILDCPSKLELMAVLAIGDPVPKERTSTRKPLSEIVFDERYGHKWEE; from the coding sequence ATGGCAATAAAAGGAGAATGCAAAGTCATTGACACTATCCTTAACAGGCGGAGCGTCCGGGAGTTTACGGACAAACCCATCAGCAAGGAAGATATCAACACAATCCTTAATGCAGGCCACTGGGCTCCTTCCGGATTGAATAACCAGCCCTGGCGTTTTATTGTTATTCGAGACCGAGAGACTATCCATAAGCTCTCGGAATGTACGCATTATTCCGGTATAGTTGCAGGGGCTCCTCTGCTTATTGCCGTTTTTCTGGATACCGAAAATTCGTACAACAGGACGAAAGATGTCCAGGCGATAGGAGCCGCAATCCAGAACATGCTCCTTGCCTCCTGCGATCTTGGCCTTGGCGGAGTCTGGCTTGGAGAAATTCTGAACCAGAACGAGAAAGTCAACTCAATTCTCGACTGCCCTTCAAAACTTGAGCTCATGGCAGTGCTCGCAATAGGGGACCCCGTCCCAAAAGAGAGAACTTCAACCCGCAAGCCTCTTTCCGAAATCGTATTTGATGAGAGGTATGGGCATAAATGGGAAGAATAA
- a CDS encoding mannose-1-phosphate guanylyltransferase/mannose-6-phosphate isomerase: MTGIKSIILAGGSGTRLWPLSREMYPKQFLKFGNTSLFQETILRCLEISEISEIFVVTNEAQKFFVIGQIAEIGYTIPPENVLIEPEGKNTLPAIFFGMREIEKKFGRSVVGVFSSDHVLDKTAMQTISSAEGLASDYLVTFGVVPAFPHTGYGYIKTSEICGPGYRVSEFREKPDLETAEKYIQEGCLWNSGMFLFETQLFFEEVEKHVPSVSACFENGKDINEIYACVDNISIDYGVMEKSDRVAVVKLEQKWSDLGNFAAIYDEFEKDPEGNVVYQCDPLLLNSDGNLVYSKCGKIVSLIDIKDMVVVDTSDALLICPKSSSQKVKDIVTTLKDREDERADIGQTVYRPWGSYTLLEASAEHKIKNITVLPNHKLSLQLHYHRSEHWVVVKGMACVEVGGQQSFLRPGESTFIRAGEKHRLSNPGKVPLEIIEVQLGELVDEADIVRFDDAYGRK, from the coding sequence ATGACAGGTATAAAATCAATAATTCTTGCAGGTGGCTCAGGAACGCGACTCTGGCCTCTTAGCCGGGAAATGTATCCAAAACAATTTTTAAAGTTTGGAAACACATCTCTTTTCCAGGAAACCATCCTCCGGTGCCTTGAAATTTCTGAAATTTCCGAAATTTTCGTTGTAACGAATGAAGCTCAGAAATTTTTTGTAATCGGGCAAATTGCGGAAATAGGGTACACGATTCCGCCAGAAAATGTCTTAATCGAGCCTGAAGGCAAGAATACTCTTCCTGCAATCTTTTTTGGAATGAGAGAAATTGAGAAAAAATTTGGACGCTCTGTAGTTGGGGTCTTTTCTTCGGATCATGTCCTTGACAAAACCGCAATGCAGACGATCTCTTCGGCTGAAGGGCTTGCTTCGGACTATCTGGTTACTTTCGGGGTTGTTCCTGCTTTTCCTCATACTGGGTATGGTTATATCAAAACTTCAGAGATCTGCGGGCCGGGTTACAGGGTTTCGGAATTTAGGGAAAAGCCTGATCTGGAAACCGCAGAAAAATACATTCAGGAAGGCTGCCTCTGGAACAGTGGAATGTTCCTTTTCGAGACACAGCTTTTCTTTGAAGAAGTTGAAAAACATGTGCCTTCTGTTTCCGCCTGTTTTGAAAACGGAAAAGACATTAATGAGATTTATGCGTGTGTGGACAACATTTCCATTGACTATGGAGTAATGGAAAAATCCGACAGGGTCGCAGTTGTAAAACTGGAGCAGAAATGGAGTGATCTTGGGAATTTTGCTGCAATTTATGACGAGTTTGAGAAGGATCCTGAAGGAAATGTGGTATATCAATGTGATCCTCTCTTGCTCAATTCCGATGGAAACCTCGTATATTCAAAGTGCGGCAAAATTGTTTCCCTCATAGATATTAAGGATATGGTCGTTGTCGATACCAGTGATGCTCTATTGATCTGTCCTAAATCAAGCAGTCAGAAGGTAAAAGATATTGTCACCACACTTAAAGACAGGGAGGATGAAAGGGCAGACATTGGGCAGACCGTCTACAGGCCCTGGGGTTCATATACCCTACTTGAAGCCTCTGCAGAACATAAGATTAAAAATATTACTGTACTTCCCAACCATAAGTTAAGCCTCCAGCTGCATTATCATCGGAGTGAGCACTGGGTGGTTGTCAAAGGTATGGCCTGTGTGGAAGTTGGCGGGCAGCAATCTTTCCTGAGACCGGGAGAAAGTACCTTTATCAGAGCAGGAGAAAAGCACCGATTGTCAAACCCGGGGAAAGTCCCGCTTGAGATCATTGAAGTACAGTTAGGTGAACTTGTAGATGAAGC
- a CDS encoding NUDIX domain-containing protein produces MLKIRKRRRSTAIIETPRGILVVAGRRGLYVLPGGGTNKGESITQAVVRELKEETGLIVTDARFLFEHAGHVQRAYSGIYFKDYHTVYLIKASGIARPLNEVKYIDYYSPNSEIKLSRTTKEIIDRFYEFKRTQN; encoded by the coding sequence ATGCTAAAGATAAGGAAAAGAAGACGAAGCACCGCAATTATCGAAACTCCCAGGGGCATACTGGTAGTTGCTGGTAGGAGAGGACTGTATGTTCTCCCCGGGGGAGGGACAAATAAAGGAGAATCAATTACTCAAGCGGTTGTTAGAGAACTGAAAGAGGAAACAGGATTAATTGTAACTGATGCCAGATTTCTTTTCGAGCATGCAGGGCATGTGCAAAGAGCATACTCAGGTATTTACTTTAAAGACTACCACACCGTATATTTGATAAAGGCAAGCGGTATTGCGCGACCACTCAACGAGGTAAAATACATAGATTATTATTCTCCGAATTCGGAAATCAAACTTTCCAGAACGACAAAAGAAATAATCGATAGGTTTTATGAGTTTAAAAGGACGCAGAACTGA